Proteins found in one Oryza glaberrima chromosome 4, OglaRS2, whole genome shotgun sequence genomic segment:
- the LOC127771581 gene encoding uncharacterized protein LOC127771581, with product MSLSWRFLNVIMDSRILGLRSLRRIDLARQKFFNPGPPLNGKGSVANADCEASKMPRIHLPDPIITFRASPKDDDQSRSIQYLPLTESKMLCADQSGRTFLFDAETHHVVTMPSLHKPKEKPLSLFIPSTVSQNMDEEEYDEDCVGTLFVMESSPNMELRYKDQTSDQFEAYTYGQQHKKTSFKSRKCQLLPPPPYLRDPMRMKVRSEIMSYAVVGGGTQILISVEDVGTYCMDIATHTWSPVGKWMLPLYGKIEYVPELNLWFGFSDKNHLSAADLSNLDSKPQLVGTWKEFDPPEDWDLLQGPQLVNIGSGKFCIARFFNTMRISYYGDDFIDQTFGIITGVEVVPRTYQGNGNSSANGGKDNRIASSNCNGSASNSCNGHGNGNGNGNGNGGKKKLRMIKHKSKCHTTTDGTFIESVF from the coding sequence ATGAGCCTCTCGTGGCGCTTTCTGAATGTGATTATGGACAGCCGCATCCTTGGGTTGAGGTCGCTGCGCCGCATCGACCTAGCGCGCCAGAAATTCTTTAACCCAGGACCACCACTAAACGGAAAAGGATCGGTGGCCAATGCCGACTGTGAGGCGTCAAAGATGCCGAGGATTCATCTTCCCGACCCGATCATCACGTTCCGAGCTTCACCCAAGGACGACGACCAGAGCAGGAGCATCCAATACCTCCCACTCACGGAGAGCAAGATGCTCTGCGCGGACCAGTCTGGGCGCACCTTCCTCTTCGACGCCGAGACGCACCACGTGGTGACCATGCCCAGCCTCCACAAACCCAAGGAAaaacccctctccctcttcatCCCGAGCACAGTCAGTCAAAACATGGACGAGGAGGAGTATGATGAAGACTGTGTTGGCACCCTCTTTGTCATGGAGAGCAGTCCCAATATGGAGCTGCGCTACAAAGACCAGACGAGTGACCAGTTTGAGGCATACACCTATGGCCAGCAGCACAAGAAGACATCCTTCAAGTCCCGGAAGTGCCaactgctgccgccgccgccttacCTACGTGACCCCATGCGGATGAAGGTCCGCTCCGAGATCATGTCCTACGCAGTGGTCGGTGGTGGCACCCAAATCTTGATATCAGTGGAGGACGTTGGCACCTACTGCATGGACATTGCGACCCACACTTGGAGCCCGGTTGGCAAGTGGATGCTACCCTTGTATGGCAAGATTGAGTATGTGCCGGAACTCAATCTCTGGTTTGGCTTCTCTGACAAGAACCACCTATCTGCTGCTGATCTCTCCAACCTGGACTCCAAACCACAGCTAGTTGGCACTTGGAAGGAGTTTGACCCGCCGGAGGACTGGGATCTACTGCAGGGGCCTCAGCTTGTCAACATAGGCTCGGGCAAGTTCTGCATTGCAAGGTTCTTCAATACTATGAGAATTAGCTACTACGGCGATGATTTCATTGACCAGACATTTGGTATCATAACCGGTGTGGAGGTGGTGCCACGTACCTACCAGGGCAATGGGAATAGCAGTGCCAACGGTGGCAAAGACAACAGAATTGCAAGCAGCAATTGCAATGGCAGTGCAAGCAACAGTTGCAATGGCCATGGTAATGGCAAtggcaacggcaacggcaatGGTGGCAAAAAGAAACTCCGAATGATCAAGCACAAGTCGAAATGTCACACCACTACTGACGGCACTTTCATTGAGTCAGTGTTCTAA